A stretch of Imperialibacter roseus DNA encodes these proteins:
- a CDS encoding Crp/Fnr family transcriptional regulator, whose protein sequence is MSELQKFLKSIYDLPASSMQKLEDCLKPVEFKRKEVITWEGHVEKYLYFVQEGIQKSYYIKDGNEHVIAFTYAPSFSGIPESFLTQTPSKYFLDTITPSKLLRLSYDQLQSLLSEDRHLERMMQKATEVVLAGLIQRHHELLAFDIEERFTAFVKRSPKLLNLIPHKDLASYLGINATNFSKLLARVKI, encoded by the coding sequence ATGAGTGAGTTGCAGAAATTCCTCAAATCCATCTATGACCTGCCGGCATCGAGCATGCAAAAGCTGGAGGATTGTCTGAAACCGGTGGAGTTCAAAAGAAAGGAGGTAATAACCTGGGAAGGGCATGTTGAGAAGTACCTCTATTTTGTTCAGGAGGGCATCCAGAAATCTTACTATATCAAGGATGGAAATGAACACGTCATTGCATTCACTTATGCCCCCTCTTTTTCGGGTATCCCTGAGTCGTTTCTTACACAAACTCCCTCAAAATATTTTCTGGACACCATCACGCCCAGCAAACTGCTCCGGCTTTCCTACGATCAGCTCCAGTCGTTACTAAGCGAAGACCGCCATTTGGAACGGATGATGCAGAAAGCAACGGAAGTTGTGCTGGCAGGGCTGATCCAGCGCCATCATGAGCTGCTGGCCTTTGATATTGAAGAAAGGTTTACAGCTTTCGTCAAACGAAGTCCAAAATTACTCAACCTCATCCCCCACAAAGACCTGGCCTCTTACCTCGGCATTAATGCCACCAACTTCAGTAAGCTGCTGGCACGGGTGAAAATCTGA
- a CDS encoding FG-GAP repeat domain-containing protein: MKRIKWVIGAGAIISVACLLDGCVGNIDKPAATYKTYCGGCHNLPDPAQLTKGVWERLVLPEMGARLGVKIEGYDPYRRVDMNEKMLLQSNNVYPEKPMISDSDWEAVTKYILENAPDSMPADLARVERSSVLTQFSPTFIKTEDFKGSLVTHFRHVDDEKGVYGANANGQIWKWEPGDSARIEETFKTSVVSFNRSMGREFVVEMGQMHPTEQSLGTLWEVTPDQPQRKVAEFLQRPVFSLVEDFDGDGTDEILVCEFGNLIGQLTLISDIDGRREKTQLLPYAGCIKVEVHDMDNDGLKDLVVLVSQGNEGAYILYQGKGLTFAARQILRLNPLYGSSDLELFDYDGDGDMDIAVAHGDNADYSPILKPYHGMRLFLNDGKNNFEEAFFFPAYGATQVEAVDFDQDGDVDFAISCFFPDFDNNPKESFIYLENTSSADFSFQPHTLANADDGRWIVMESGDIDLDGDTDLILGSFTYSPAFTPKSFIDKWNASTTDVLYLENKLK; this comes from the coding sequence ATGAAGCGAATAAAATGGGTGATTGGGGCTGGTGCCATCATTTCTGTGGCCTGCCTGCTTGACGGATGTGTTGGAAATATTGATAAACCTGCGGCTACTTACAAAACTTACTGCGGTGGCTGCCACAACCTGCCGGACCCGGCACAACTAACCAAAGGTGTGTGGGAAAGGCTTGTACTTCCTGAGATGGGCGCAAGGTTGGGTGTAAAGATAGAGGGATATGACCCTTACCGAAGGGTGGACATGAACGAGAAAATGCTTTTGCAGTCCAACAATGTCTACCCTGAAAAACCGATGATTTCTGACAGCGACTGGGAGGCCGTAACGAAATACATTTTGGAAAACGCCCCAGATTCTATGCCTGCCGATCTCGCCAGGGTTGAGAGAAGTAGCGTGCTGACCCAGTTTTCTCCCACTTTTATCAAGACTGAGGACTTCAAGGGGTCTTTGGTAACGCATTTCAGACACGTTGACGACGAAAAGGGAGTGTATGGCGCTAATGCCAACGGGCAAATATGGAAGTGGGAGCCCGGCGACTCCGCACGGATCGAAGAGACATTCAAAACCTCTGTTGTTTCGTTTAACAGGAGCATGGGACGGGAGTTCGTTGTTGAAATGGGACAGATGCACCCAACGGAGCAGTCGTTGGGAACGTTGTGGGAGGTAACGCCGGATCAGCCCCAAAGAAAGGTAGCTGAGTTTTTGCAACGGCCGGTGTTTAGCCTGGTCGAGGATTTTGATGGTGATGGCACCGACGAGATACTTGTCTGTGAGTTTGGCAACCTGATTGGCCAGCTGACTTTGATTTCCGACATAGACGGCCGCAGGGAAAAAACACAGCTGTTGCCCTACGCCGGTTGCATCAAGGTAGAGGTGCACGACATGGACAACGATGGACTGAAGGATCTTGTGGTGCTTGTTTCGCAGGGCAACGAAGGCGCCTATATTTTGTATCAGGGCAAAGGACTGACTTTCGCTGCAAGGCAGATTCTACGCCTCAATCCGCTTTACGGCTCCAGCGACCTTGAGCTTTTTGACTACGATGGCGATGGCGACATGGACATCGCCGTGGCGCATGGCGACAACGCCGACTACTCGCCCATTTTGAAGCCTTACCATGGCATGAGGCTCTTCCTCAATGATGGTAAGAATAATTTCGAAGAGGCGTTCTTCTTCCCGGCTTACGGCGCCACTCAGGTGGAAGCCGTCGACTTTGATCAGGATGGTGACGTGGACTTTGCCATTTCCTGCTTCTTTCCCGATTTCGACAACAACCCCAAAGAATCATTTATCTACCTTGAGAACACTTCTTCGGCCGACTTCAGCTTCCAACCACATACCCTGGCGAATGCCGACGACGGACGATGGATCGTGATGGAGTCCGGTGATATTGACCTCGATGGTGACACGGATCTTATTTTAGGCTCATTTACTTACTCCCCGGCGTTTACACCTAAGTCATTTATCGATAAGTGGAATGCGTCAACAACTGATGTGCTCTATCTTGAGAATAAATTAAAGTAA
- a CDS encoding alpha/beta fold hydrolase: MKQQTPLWLDESLYPFSHRYIDLPSGRMHYVDEGRGDVLLFVHGTPAWSFLYREQIKTLRTKYRCIAVDHIGFGLSDKPEDFDGTPQAHSANLALFVEKLGLTNITLVVHDFGGPIGLSFALSHPEKVRNLVILNTWLWKTSDNPDVQKVDKVVNSRLGKLIYLHTNFSPSILMEKSFHDKSKLTKAIHLHYTRPFPNKASRWGLLRLAQSLLGSSDWYEEQFKQLHKWQHKTALILWGTEDQFIKPAFLDKWKEALPQATVRTFDAGHFVQEESSKEVSDAIDSLMQQSQFSLASNTFTGA; encoded by the coding sequence ATGAAGCAGCAAACTCCTCTTTGGCTTGACGAAAGCCTCTACCCCTTTTCACACCGTTACATCGACCTTCCCTCTGGCAGAATGCACTATGTGGATGAAGGTCGGGGCGACGTACTTTTGTTTGTGCATGGCACGCCTGCATGGTCATTCCTTTACAGAGAGCAAATAAAAACACTGCGCACAAAGTACCGATGCATTGCCGTCGATCATATTGGTTTCGGGCTGTCAGATAAGCCGGAAGATTTCGACGGCACTCCTCAAGCCCACTCAGCCAACCTTGCCCTGTTTGTAGAAAAGCTCGGCCTCACCAATATCACCCTTGTTGTCCATGACTTCGGCGGGCCGATAGGCCTTTCATTCGCCCTCTCGCATCCAGAAAAGGTGAGGAACCTGGTGATACTAAACACCTGGCTCTGGAAAACCAGCGATAACCCCGATGTGCAAAAGGTTGACAAGGTGGTAAACAGCAGGTTGGGCAAGTTAATTTATCTGCACACAAATTTTTCCCCATCCATTCTGATGGAAAAATCTTTCCACGACAAATCGAAACTAACAAAGGCCATACACCTTCACTATACCAGACCGTTTCCCAACAAGGCGTCCCGGTGGGGGCTTTTACGGCTGGCACAATCCCTTCTTGGGTCTTCCGATTGGTACGAAGAGCAGTTTAAACAACTACATAAATGGCAGCATAAAACCGCTTTGATCCTTTGGGGCACAGAAGATCAATTTATAAAACCAGCATTTCTGGATAAATGGAAGGAAGCGCTCCCACAGGCTACTGTCCGAACTTTTGACGCCGGACATTTCGTTCAGGAAGAATCCTCGAAAGAGGTTTCCGATGCCATTGACAGCCTAATGCAACAGAGCCAATTTTCGCTGGCTAGCAACACTTTTACCGGAGCCTAG